In Sphingobacterium sp. SRCM116780, the genomic stretch GTCCACCAATACCCCTTTATGATCCGTAGGCCAAATTCCTCTTGGCAATAGAAACTGACTTTCATCTTGTTCTACAGCCATTTTACCTCTTAGAATAGATTCTTTAGGCCCTACAATATAAGCTTTGGTTGCTTTTAATCTTGTATTCTCTTTATAAAAGACAAAATCAATACGATCCCGTTCATCGGCATCCGCACCCCAGATTAATTTTTTAATTTCAACATCTTTATTATAAGCTGGAAAAGTAAATCCTGGAAAGCGGACCTCATCTGGATAAACTTTTCTGAACGCATCAACATAGCCCTGCTTTGCAAGTATACTTGTATTTTGCCAAGGAATCACTAAGCCTTTGTGATCAAATAAGTTACTAGTTCGAGAAGTCCAATCTAAATAAGAAGCCTCGTTAAAATCACCACAAAAAATAACCAAACGATTCTTCTTTTCCTCTAAAGTCGCATCAGCTAAAAACAACGAAATGGCTTCATCTCGACTTGAAGATAGACTATTGGCCAAGATAGAATCCACGTCAACAATAGGTTTTTCCAACTTTTCCCATGTGTCAGCATGGTAACCACGAGGCAAATAATTAGCCCCTTTGGTATACTCCAAATGTCCTGTGTAGAAAGCGATTTCCGCTCCATTACAGGAAACAACGGCTTTGTAAATAGTTCCTATAAATTCTTGAGGAGAACCAATCTGTGCATGTTCAAGAATTGGATATTTACTGAGAATACCACTATCATCGCTAAAAAAAGAATAATAAACTTTACCTCTTTTTGCCAAAGCTGAAACGATGCGCTCATGAAATTTCGTATTGTCGTAATTGCGAACTTCGCTAAGCGCAACAAGGTCTGCATCACGGTAAGCAATTTCATCGACTAAGGCCTCAAAACCGTTTGGAACGACAGTACCTTCCTGCCAAATATTTAATTGAAAGACTTTTAATTTCTTTTTTTGTGCATATGCACCTATCACTAAAAAAATAAACGTAAGAAGAAGTAGTTTTCTAAGCATCATCGGTCTGGTTTTAATTTTCTTAAATATACAGTTTAAACTATATTCCTAAAAAGAGAAAATAAGACATTTTTCTACGGCTACCGTAGATCTAGAATCTATTTTAAAACCATTAAATTTCTACTATCTTTAAACCATGTCCATTCATCAAGATCCAGAATTAAAAAAAGCAGTGCTAAATCTCCCGATAAAGGAGAAAGATAAATTGTTATTACGTTTGATTAGCAAAGATAAAATGTTGGTCAAGCAATTACATTTTCAGCTTTTGGAAGATGAATCTGACTTGGAAGCACGCATTGAAAATCTAAGAAAACACTTACAACAACTCTTTGAT encodes the following:
- a CDS encoding endonuclease/exonuclease/phosphatase family protein; its protein translation is MMLRKLLLLTFIFLVIGAYAQKKKLKVFQLNIWQEGTVVPNGFEALVDEIAYRDADLVALSEVRNYDNTKFHERIVSALAKRGKVYYSFFSDDSGILSKYPILEHAQIGSPQEFIGTIYKAVVSCNGAEIAFYTGHLEYTKGANYLPRGYHADTWEKLEKPIVDVDSILANSLSSSRDEAISLFLADATLEEKKNRLVIFCGDFNEASYLDWTSRTSNLFDHKGLVIPWQNTSILAKQGYVDAFRKVYPDEVRFPGFTFPAYNKDVEIKKLIWGADADERDRIDFVFYKENTRLKATKAYIVGPKESILRGKMAVEQDESQFLLPRGIWPTDHKGVLVDFVLRK